One genomic region from Lycorma delicatula isolate Av1 chromosome 1, ASM4794821v1, whole genome shotgun sequence encodes:
- the osi gene encoding electron transfer flavoprotein regulatory factor orsai isoform X1 — MFLLIIKMSQKSQVIQLYKKLLHLGRDYPQGFDFFRTRLKRAFMKNREVTDPEKIKTLIGHGEFVIKELEALYMLRKYRTLKKRYSNES; from the exons atgt ttctgTTGATTATCAAGATGTCCCAAAAATCGCAAGTAATTCAGTTGTATAAAAAG ttactccATCTTGGAAGAGATTATCCACAAGGGTTTGATTTTTTCCGAACAAGACTAAAGAGAGCATTTATGAAAAACCGTGAAGTGACTGATcctgagaaaataaaaacactgaTTGGCCATGgtgaatttgttattaaagaattggaagcgTTGTATATGTTGCGAAAATACAGAACATTGAAGAAAAGATATTCAAATGAGAGTTAA
- the osi gene encoding electron transfer flavoprotein regulatory factor orsai isoform X2, with product MSQKSQVIQLYKKLLHLGRDYPQGFDFFRTRLKRAFMKNREVTDPEKIKTLIGHGEFVIKELEALYMLRKYRTLKKRYSNES from the exons ATGTCCCAAAAATCGCAAGTAATTCAGTTGTATAAAAAG ttactccATCTTGGAAGAGATTATCCACAAGGGTTTGATTTTTTCCGAACAAGACTAAAGAGAGCATTTATGAAAAACCGTGAAGTGACTGATcctgagaaaataaaaacactgaTTGGCCATGgtgaatttgttattaaagaattggaagcgTTGTATATGTTGCGAAAATACAGAACATTGAAGAAAAGATATTCAAATGAGAGTTAA